A region of Pleionea litopenaei DNA encodes the following proteins:
- a CDS encoding DUF4382 domain-containing protein gives MLKPTKTALPKPAMNGKGFFVMILINGHGWQNYQENPLKRDVSKLESLKKVRLKRARLKKIKQWLIGLLVLSTSLLLISCDSSNTPIEELARFSIGVTDAPTDNAAAVVIEFTALELKPANGPPITYPLDSPRSIDLLNFQGSNSAQLFSGLVIPPGEYQWLRLKVNAEQQVLDSYIEFTGGEIFSLFIPSGGTRGLQWNQGFVAPANGSVDFTLDLDVKQSIHPRGNASDDFILRPVIRVVDNLQIGHISGIVEAALLNGPSCGESVSMYLFSADQAVDDIGSASGPETTALVKMNLQGDWSYTLGFLLPGNYQVALTCQSANDFPDQDDDINFLATQLITVTAGETTELNF, from the coding sequence GTGTTAAAACCTACGAAGACAGCGCTGCCAAAACCAGCGATGAATGGGAAAGGATTTTTTGTGATGATTTTAATTAACGGCCATGGGTGGCAAAACTATCAAGAAAACCCTCTAAAAAGGGATGTTTCTAAACTAGAGTCGTTAAAAAAAGTACGGCTAAAAAGAGCACGGCTAAAAAAAATAAAGCAGTGGCTCATTGGCCTTTTGGTCTTAAGCACGAGCTTGCTTTTAATAAGCTGTGACTCGAGCAATACGCCGATCGAAGAATTGGCGCGCTTTAGTATTGGCGTTACCGATGCGCCGACGGACAATGCGGCTGCCGTTGTCATTGAGTTTACGGCGCTTGAGCTTAAGCCAGCAAATGGCCCTCCGATCACTTACCCTCTTGATTCCCCTCGAAGTATTGACCTACTCAACTTTCAAGGCAGTAATTCCGCTCAGTTATTTTCTGGGTTGGTTATACCGCCTGGCGAATACCAATGGTTACGCTTGAAAGTTAATGCAGAACAACAAGTACTTGACTCGTATATTGAGTTTACCGGTGGCGAAATCTTTTCACTGTTTATTCCCAGCGGAGGAACTCGCGGTTTACAGTGGAATCAAGGGTTCGTCGCGCCGGCCAATGGAAGCGTCGATTTTACCTTAGATTTAGACGTTAAACAGTCGATTCATCCGCGTGGAAATGCCAGTGACGATTTTATACTTCGCCCGGTTATTCGTGTGGTTGATAATCTTCAAATTGGTCATATTTCGGGGATTGTAGAGGCCGCCTTGTTGAATGGCCCTTCTTGCGGAGAGTCGGTATCGATGTATTTATTCTCTGCCGATCAAGCTGTTGATGACATCGGCAGTGCCAGTGGTCCAGAAACGACGGCGTTGGTAAAAATGAATCTTCAGGGTGACTGGAGTTATACATTGGGCTTTCTATTGCCTGGGAATTATCAGGTCGCGTTAACCTGCCAAAGCGCTAATGACTTTCCCGATCAAGACGATGATATTAACTTTCTAGCGACCCAGTTGATCACAGTGACCGCGGGAGAAACAACGGAATTAAACTTCTGA
- a CDS encoding 2OG-Fe(II) oxygenase yields the protein MFAITADSRILRLHGVHDYCQSNSYGHESIVNPKSPVYSSRIRLFSVWLQFTWWRMTMTVIPLFAPAAQSHEQATFQAISDDLIAQGFSIQLNAISHELGEQLLHHLLNMSKQKFSPAGIGRESAQQLNRFVRSDEICWINGDTPAGREWLEFASRLKDFLNQQLFLGLFSFETHFAHYGEGDFYKKHRDAFHGQANRVLSVVLYLNPGWQSQDGGELVIYDDEDQQLAKVLPSFATMAVFLSEEFPHEVLPAHRDRYSIAGWFRLNTTTGDKIDPPR from the coding sequence ATGTTTGCGATTACTGCAGACTCTCGTATACTCCGCCTGCACGGCGTGCACGACTATTGCCAGTCCAATTCGTACGGCCACGAGTCAATTGTTAACCCTAAGTCACCTGTGTATTCAAGTCGTATTCGTTTGTTCTCAGTGTGGCTGCAATTTACTTGGTGGCGAATGACCATGACCGTTATACCTCTTTTTGCGCCCGCTGCGCAAAGCCATGAGCAAGCAACTTTTCAAGCGATTTCCGATGATCTCATAGCGCAGGGCTTTAGCATTCAATTAAATGCGATTAGCCATGAGTTAGGTGAACAGTTACTCCATCACCTTTTGAACATGAGTAAACAGAAGTTTTCGCCGGCAGGTATTGGTCGGGAGAGCGCTCAACAGCTTAACCGCTTTGTTCGTAGTGACGAGATATGTTGGATTAATGGTGACACGCCTGCGGGACGCGAATGGTTAGAGTTTGCGTCTCGACTGAAAGACTTCCTGAATCAACAACTTTTTCTAGGGCTATTTTCTTTCGAAACCCACTTTGCTCATTACGGAGAAGGGGACTTTTATAAAAAGCATCGAGATGCTTTTCATGGCCAAGCCAACCGAGTTTTGTCGGTAGTGTTATATTTAAATCCTGGTTGGCAAAGTCAGGACGGTGGCGAGTTGGTGATCTATGACGATGAGGATCAACAACTTGCAAAAGTACTCCCGAGTTTTGCCACCATGGCGGTTTTTTTAAGTGAAGAATTTCCTCATGAAGTACTACCCGCGCATCGTGATCGTTACTCTATTGCTGGATGGTTTCGCTTGAATACCACAACAGGAGATAAAATCGATCCCCCACGATAA